In one window of Aphidius gifuensis isolate YNYX2018 linkage group LG4, ASM1490517v1, whole genome shotgun sequence DNA:
- the LOC122854301 gene encoding trans-1,2-dihydrobenzene-1,2-diol dehydrogenase-like, translating to MATRWGIASAGKISHDFTNALATLPPSEHEVVAVAARSLSRAQEFSKIHKIKKSYGSYEELAKDSDIDIVYVGMLNPQHLEVSKLMLNNGKNVLCEKPLTMNAKETRELLAIAKEKNLFLMEAIWSRHFPLYDVIKKEIKSGSIGDVVQVIASFGFRMPNVERLNVKAQGGGTILDLGVYTIQFASLIFDGEKPLSIKADGFLNDDGVDISMSAILKYSNNRTAVLSTHSLANLPNEGVIIGTNGTIKIPNFWCPTTAELPSGKIEFPLPKAPLDFNFINSAGLRYEAMEARQCIKSGFKESDKITHKESLLIAEIEDEIRRQIGVVYPQDN from the exons ATGGCAACTCGTTGGGGAATAGCAAGTGCTGGAAAAATATCTCATGATTTTACAAATGCCTTGGCAACACTTCCACCAAGTGAACATGaagttgttgctgttgctgcaAGAAGTCTATCAAGAGCTcaagaattttcaaaaattcataaaattaaaaaatcatatggtAGTTATGAGGAGCTTGCTAAAGATTCAGATAttg atATTGTCTATGTTGGAATGTTAAATCCTCAACATCTTGAAGTTTCAAAATTAATGTTGAACAATGGAAAGAATGTTTTATGTGAAAAACCATTGACAATGAATGCCAAAGAAACAAG agAACTACTTGCAAttgctaaagaaaaaaatttatttctcatgGAAGCAATATGGAGTCGTCATTTTCCACTTTatgatgttattaaaaaagaaattaaatctGGATCTATTGGAGATGTTGTTCAGGTCATTGCAAGTTTTGGATTTAGAATGCCAAATGTTGAACgattaaa tgTCAAAGCTCAAGGAGGTGGTACAATTCTTGATCTTGGTGTTTATACAATCCAATTTGCGTCGTTAATATTTGATGGTGAAAAACCATTGTCAATAAAAGCCgatggttttttaaatgatgatggaGTTGATATATCAATGTcagcaatattaaaatacagcAATAATCGTACAGCAGTACTATCAACACATTCATTAGCAAATTTGCCAAATGAAGGTGTAATTATTGGCACAAATGGtacaattaaaataccaaatttTTGGTGTCCAACAACAGCTGAATTGCCATctggaaaaattgaatttccaCTTCCAAAAGCACcacttgattttaattttattaattcagcTGGATTACGTTATGAAGCTATGGAAGCACGTCAATGTATCAAATcag gcTTTAAAGAAAGTGACAAAATAACACACAAAGAATCACTTTTAATTGCTGAAATTGAAGATGAAATTCGTCGACAAATTGGTGTCGTTTATCCTCAAGATAATTAG
- the LOC122854302 gene encoding organic cation transporter protein, with amino-acid sequence MSSNERSNYNININNQITNNLTNQQQTNNLSKIKNKTRKDVDFDDLLPYIGEFNRYQKILFLLMIPFAFFVAWVYFSQIFITLIPEEHWCKVPALENLTVEQRVALSIPVTDDKITGNRPNYAKCLMYDIDYSELLKNNTAPIADPSWPTKKCQFGWEYNFTDIPYQTVATENNWVCEDSALPTIAQSIFFIGAIFGGLIFGWIADRHGRIPALVGCNIVGCIAGISTAFTNNFWQFIICRFFVGFAFDNCFTMMYILVLEYVGPKWRTFVANMSIAIFFTFAACVLPWIAYFLADWRYTVIATSLPLALALLTPLFVPESARWLVSMGKIDKAIEILHKFERINGTKVPDNIMQDFKDTCEEAIKNEKENSTYSVISLFKSPRLRKITILLILIWMAISLVFDGHVRNVDNLGLNVFITFTVAAATELPADTFLTMVLDRWGRRWLACGSMVISGVFSIWACAVSDNIYSASLAIMGRFCVNISYNIGLQYAAELLPTVVRAQGVALIHTMGYVASIAAPFVVYLGGIQPILPLLLLGIFGILGGGLSLFLPETLDKVLPQTLQDGEDFGKDQGLWDMPCFMKKIDDEEKPEIIRSYRSDSIQRSLRGSLRGETMRSSMIIRNSIRSRVNGSGNTPVEVVRL; translated from the exons atgtcgaGTAACGAGAGatctaattataatataaacataaataatcaaataacaaataatttaacaaatcaacaacaaacaaataatttatcaaaaataaaaaataaaacaagaaaagatgttgattttgatgatttattaccTTATATTGGTGAATTTAAtcgttatcaaaaaatattatttcttttgatgATACCATTTGCATTTTTTGTTGCTTGGGTTTATTTtagtcaaatatttattacactTATACCAGAAGAGCATTGGTGTAAAGTACCAgcattagaaaatttaactgTTGAacaaag aGTTGCATTGTCAATACCAGTAACAGATGATAAAATAACTGGTAACCGTCCAAATTACGCAAAATGTTTAATGTATGACATTGATTATtcagaattattaaaaaataatacagcaCCAATTGCTGATCCATCATGGCCAactaaaaaatgtcaatttggCTGGGAGTATAATTTTACTGATATACCATATCAGACAGTTGCAACAGAg AATAATTGGGTATGTGAAGATTCAGCACTACCAACAATAGcacaaagtatttttttcattggtgCAATATTTGGTGGTTTAATATTTGGCTGGATTGCTGATCGTCATGGAAGAATACCAGCACTTGTTGGATGTAATATTGTTGGATGTATTGCTGGTATTTCAACagcatttacaaataatttttggcaatttattatttgtcgtttttttgttggttttgcatttgataattgttttacaATGATGTATATACTCG taCTTGAATATGTTGGACCAAAGTGGCGAACATTTGTTGCAAATATGTCAATTGCAATTTTCTTTACATTTGCTGCATGTGTATTACCTTGGATTGCTTATTTCCTTGCTGATTGGAGATATACAGTTATTGCAACATCATTACCATTGGCATTGGCATTATTAACACCATTATTCGTACCTGAAAGTGCCAGGTGGCTTGTTAGTATgggtaaaattgataaagctattgaaatattacataaatttgaaagaataaaTGGCACAAAAGTACCTGATAATATAATGCAAGATTTTAAa gATACATGTGAAGAggcaattaaaaatgaaaaagaaaattcaacatACTCAGTAATAAGTCTATTTAAAAGTCCTCGTTTAcgtaaaataacaatattattgattctcatttg gATGGCAATATCATTGGTATTTGATGGACACGTTAGAAATGTTGATAATCTTggtttaaatgtatttataacaTTTACAGTTGCTGCAGCAACTGAATTACCAGCTGATACATTTTTAACAATGGTACTTGATAGATGGGGAAGAAGATGGCTTGCTTGTGGATCAATGGTTATATCTGGTGTATTTAGTATTTGGGCATGTGCTGTATCAGATa atatttattCAGCAAGTTTAGCAATAATGGGAAGATTTTGTGTTAATATATCTTATAATATTGGTCTTCAATATGCTGCTGAGCTATTACCAACAGTTGTACGTGCTCAAGGTGTTGCATTAATTCATACAATGGGATATGTTGCAAGTATTGCAGCACCATTTGTTGTATATCTTGGTGGAATACAGCCAATACTTCCACTTTTATTACTTGGTATATTTGGAATACTTGGAGGtggtttatcattatttttaccagAAACATTGGACAAGGTATTACCACAAACACTTCAAGATGGTGAAGATTTTGGCAAAGATCAGGGCTTATGGGATATGCCATGTTTCAtgaa aaaaattgatgatgaagagAAACCTGAGATTATTAGATCATACAGGTCAGACAGTATTCAAAGATCTTTGCGTGGATCATTACGTGGTGAAACAATGAGAAGCAGTATGATCATTCGTAATAGTATTAGATCTCGTGTTAATGGAAGTGGCAATACACCTGTTGAGGTTGTTAGACTGTGa
- the LOC122854304 gene encoding carcinine transporter-like, protein MRKELKTIDHETEANERTALRQKFESIDDVLPFVGNFGKYQIYLLIALFPYCIIYSNLYFSTFFLTLVPQEHWCQVDEFKNLNLTMEQRVKAAIPSSNEYPYYDKCHKKNLNYTQLLSSDNINNLNNIEEWKTNETIECNKWEYNMSVVPYLSIGSELGWVCDQEYLISSAQAIFFCGSILGGFIFGWIADHKGRIPALVLCNFIGLAGTIATANATTFYGFALCRFITGFAFDNCINIPLILVVEYMSVKRRTLVFNIAFGVHFAIGSTLLPWVAYYVANWRHLAYIVAIPMIFGLFTPWILPESARWYATKGKWEKVIANLKKISKINGMNPDPMIYDNYVRNASNAHKCNESATLLDLFKTPRLARTTILIIAFWTMTIICFDGHVYSLKLLQSSVFVSFSLASATELPAGLLVTLILDRLGRRFCGFITITGIGICSFAELYLPAPGAKLASSVMARFCGNMAANIGLQYAAEVLPTPVRGQGVALVHIFGILAHAVAPYITDLVFIWTGLPMMFLGVTALLTGLLVLFLPETLGRDLPQTLQQGEDFSRGDKFWSFPFCNKQENEND, encoded by the exons atgagaaaagaattaaaaacaattgaccATGAAACAGAGGCAAATGAAAGAACAGCATTGCGACAAAAATttgaatcaattgatgatgttCTACCATTTGTTGGAAATTttggaaaatatcaaatatatttattaattgcatTATTTCCATActgtataatatattcaaatttatatttttcaacattttttttaacacttgtACCACAAGAACACTGGTGCcaagttgatgaatttaaaaacctCAATTTAACAATGGAACAAAg aGTTAAAGCAGCAATTCCATCATCAAATGAATATCCCTACTATGAtaaatgtcataaaaaaaatttaaattacacacAATTATTATCGagtgataatataaataatttaaataatattgaagaatGGAAAACTAATGAAACAATTGAGTGTAATAAATGGGAATATAATATGTCTGTTGTTCCATATCTCAGTATTGGTAGTGAG CTAGGCTGGGTATGTGACCAggaatatttaatatcatcagcccaagcaatttttttttgtggctCAATACTTGGTGGTTTTATATTTGGCTGGATTGCTGATCATAAAGGACGTATACCAGCTTTGGTactatgtaattttattggaCTAGCTGGTACAATTGCAACAGCAAATGCAACAACATTTTATGGATTTGCATTGTGTCGTTTTATTACTGGTTTTGCATTTGATAATTGCATCAACATTCCACTTATTTtag ttgtagAATATATGTCAGTTAAAAGACGTACGTTAGTTTTTAATATTGCATTTGGTGTACATTTTGCAATTGGCAGTACATTATTACCATGGGTTGCTTATTATGTTGCTAATTGGAGACACCTAGCATACATTGTTGCAATACCAATGATTTTTGGATTATTTACACCATGGATATTGCCAGAAAGTGCacg gtggTATGCAACTAAAGGAAAATGGGAAAAAGTAatagcaaatttaaaaaaaatatcaaaaataaatggcATGAATCCAGATCCAAtgatttatgataattatgtg aGAAATGCTAGTAATGCACACAAGTGTAATGAATCAGCAACAttattggatttatttaaaacaccaAGACTTGCTAgaacaacaattttaattattgcatTTTG gacaatgacaataatttgttttgatGGACATGTTTATTCATTAAAGTTACTTCAAAGTTCTGTATTTGTATCATTTTCATTGGCATCAGCAACAGAATTACCAGCTGGTTTATTGGTGACATTGATACTTGATCGTTTAGGACGTCGTTTTTGTGgttttataacaataactGGAATTGGTATTTGTAGTTTTGCTGAGTTATATTTACCAGCTC CTGGAGCAAAATTAGCATCATCAGTTATGGCACGTTTTTGTGGTAATATGGCTGCAAATATTGGTCTTCAATATGCAGCTGAAGTATTACCAACACCAGTTAGAGGACAAGGTGTTGCATTGGTACatatttttggtattttagCACATGCTGTTGCACCTTACATCACTGATCTT GTTTTTATATGGACTGGTCTACCAATGATGTTTTTGGGTGTAACAGCACTTTTAACTGGATTATTGGTGCTATTTCTACCAGAAACACTTGGACGTGATCTACCTCAGACACTTCAACAGGGTGAAGATTTTAGCAGAGGTGATAAATTTTGGTCATTTCCATTTTGTAATAaacaagaaaatgaaaatgattaa
- the LOC122854303 gene encoding carcinine transporter-like — protein MTMAVEKKKGDEGETRPKIETFDDILPYVGEAGLYQFILFILLLPFTFVYAFLYFTQFFLTLVPNEHWCNVPELNEWNLTDHEKIRLSIPLANAEELGTEGSPLFSRCHMYAVNFTEVMISGIKTPDSTWPIKKCDNGWSFNYTGVPYASIAAELEWVCDKTYLSSAAQSAFFIGSIIGGFIFGYIADRYGRIPALVSCNAVGFFASVATAFCNSFWSFALARMVVGTSFDNCFNILFIITIEYVGPKYRTLVANMSFGIYFAIAASVLPWIAYWIADWRVLSVVTALPLATAFFGPWIAPESARWYLMAGKTDKAIEMLKKFEKMNGKTVAPEIYEEFEKSCNALLEKDKKRQNYTVLDLFKKPRLARITVVLVIYWLLMILVFDGHVWNMKLLHPDVFTSFSLAALTELPAALLLALFLDRWGRRWMGFSSMFICGIFSFVAIFTPEGSITVAMAIFARLGVNIAANIGFQYAAEMLPTVVRAQGVSLIHIIGYFAHIIGPYVIYLADIKKELPLIALGVVSMIDAFLTLTLPETLGQDLPESLQEGNDFGKEQSFWWIPCLSASHEKRKKYRRKIGAVNAGYNPGSLGTIDSTRL, from the exons atgacaatggctgttgaaaagaaaaaaggagATGAGGGTGAAACAAGaccaaaaattgaaacattCGATGATATACTTCCATACGTGGGTGAAGCAGgactttatcaatttattctatttattttgctGTTACCCTTCACCTTTGTATATGCCTTCCTGTActttacacaattttttttgaccctgGTACCTAATGAGCACTGGTGTAATGTACCAGAACTCAATGAATGGAATCTCACTGATCATGAAAA aattagACTGTCAATACCACTTGCAAATGCTGAAGAACTTGGTACTGAAGGTTCACCATTATTTTCAAGATGTCATATGTATGCTGTTAATTTTACTGAAGTTATGATATCAGGTATAAAAACACCTGATTCAACATggccaattaaaaaatgtgataATGGCTGGAGTTTTAATTACACTGGTGTACCATATGCATCAATTGCTGCTGag CTTGAATGGGTTTGTGATAAAACTTATTTATCATCAGCAGCACAATCAGCATTTTTTATTGGCAGTATTATTGGTGGTTTTATATTTGGATATATTGCTGATCGTTATGGTAGAATACCAGCACTTGTATCATGTAATGCTGTTGGTTTTTTTGCATCTGTTGCAACAGCATTTTGTAATAGTTTTTGGTCATTTGCACTTGCAAGAATGGTTGTTGGtacatcatttgataattgttttaatattttatttatcataa cAATTGAATATGTTGGTCCAAAATACAGAACTCTTGTTGCCAACATGTCATTTGGTATATATTTTGCAATAGCAGCAAGTGTATTACCATGGATCGCATATTGGATTGCTGATTGGCGAGTGCTGAGTGTTGTAACAGCATTACCACTTGCAACAGCATTTTTTGGTCCTTGGATAGCACCAGAAAGTGCTAGATGGTATTTAATGGCTGGTAAAACTGATAAAGCAAttgaaatgttaaaaaaatttgaaaaaatgaatggTAAAACAGTTGCACCAGAAATTTAtgaagaatttgaaaaaagttgtaatgcattattagaaaaagataaaaaaagacaaaattatactgttttggatttatttaaaaaaccaagacTTGCAAGAATTACAGTTGTACTTGTTATCTATTG gCTTTTGATGATTCTTGTTTTTGATGGTCATGTATGGAACATGAAATTACTTCATCCAGATGTATTTACATCATTTTCACTTGCTGCATTAACTGAGTTACCAGCTGCATTATTATTAGCTCTATTTCTCGACAGATGGGGACGACGTTGGATGGGTTTTTCATCAATGTTTATATGtggaatattttcatttgttgcaATTTTTACACCAGAAg gTTCAATAACAGTTGCAATGGCAATATTTGCAAGACTTGGTGTTAATATTGCAGCAAATATTGGCTTTCAATATGCTGCTGAAATGTTACCAACAGTTGTACGTGCTCAAGGTGTATCATTAATTCATATTATTGGATATTTTGCTCATATTATTGGTCCATATGTTATTTATCTTgctgatattaaaaaagaattaccATTAATAGCACTTGGTGTTGTATCAATGATTGATGCATTTTTAACGCTAACATTACCAGAAACACTTGGACAAGATTTACCAGAATCATTACAAGAAGGTAATGATTTTGGTAAAGAACAAAGTTTTTGGTGGATACCATGTTTATCAGCATCacatgaaaaaagaaaaaaatatagaagaaaaattGGTGCTGTTAATGCTGGTTATAATCCAGGTAGTCTTGGCACAATTGATTCAACAAGATTAtag